In the Betaproteobacteria bacterium genome, TCTTTTCTCGGCCATTGTTGTCAGCTGACTTTGCAACGTGGGAAGCCAAGGCAGATGTTCGAGTAATCCGACAGCAGTCCGATGCAGGGGCGACGTCCCCGATAGGGACGACGCACGCTCCAGAAACACGACATCCTTGTTCAACTCGGAGGTTAGAAACCAATAAAGCGCAACCGCTTGAAGGATGCCACCGTAGTTGGTGTGCAGGGGGAGGGTCAACAGACCAACACGCTTGGACAAATCAGCTCACTCCAGTTCCGTGCGGCAGTTCACCGTTTTCCGATGACTCGGCGTCGCACATACTTCAAGTATCTCCTTGCATCTCCAAGGAGAGTTCGCGGTTTCAAAAGACGAAACTTGCGGCGTACACCGAGGCACCGGATGATTTGTCCGGATTCCGCAAGACCGATGGCATCATCGGCAGCCGTTCTCTGTGCAAGTATGAAGAATGCCGCCCGGTGCTCCGGGGCAATGGTCTTCATAACCTCGAGTCCGTGGGTGGCCAAAGGACGTTCACGGTCTCGATACTTCACGGCGAAACCGAGGTCGGAATCTTCGACATGAAAAAGTATCCGTGGAGTTGGATCCCAGTAGACAGGTCCCATGAACAGGATCTGAACCCAAAGGTAGCTGTCCTCACCCCATAAGCACCGGTCTCGATCGTAGAAACCGCCAGCCTTGTGGAATGCTGACCGGCGCACGATCGTCGAACTCGAGTGCAGGCCATCGAGAGCGATCTTCATCCGACTGGAGTCTGTTTCCGCAGTTGGCGGCGGCAAGAGTTCTGGAGACGAAGTGAGAAGAGATACCTTGTCTTTGACGCGGTGTGCGAATGCGCCGGTATCGTAGCTGCAGGCATAGGCAACTGCTTCCGGGTGTCGCTCGAGTGCGGCAAGCCCAGCCCTCAGGAAGCCCGGTTGCCACTCGTCATCTCCATCGAGAAAAGAGAGGAGGTCAGCCCTCGCGTGAGATGCACCGGCGTTCCTGGCGCGCCCCGGGCCGGCATTGGCCTGCTGAATCAGCCTAATGCGTTTGTCGGTGATCGCCTTGACTTCTTCGGCAGAGCCGTCCGTGCTTCCGTCATCCACCACGATGATCTCGATCTCCGGAATTCCTTGTGCAATTACAGAACCAATCGCCCGCTGGATCGTGGCCTGCTTGTTGTAGAGGGGAATGACGATCGAAATTTGTAGAGGGTGAACCAATTTCAAGCCTCCGTGAAATTTTAGTGTTCGATCCTTTCGTTGTCCGACATGACCGGCTACAGTTCACGTGCGGGAGGCAACTGTTGGCCGTCTGTGAAGCCGTTACTTACTCCGGCATCCAGAGCCAATGAGCCTCGCCGCCGAGCGCTTCCACCGTTAATGTGGAGGGAGAACCGACATGAACACGCTGCTTGCCGATCCGGCCGAATTCGCCGCCTTGCTCCAGCGCTTCTTTGCCGACCGGTTGCTCCAGCCCCAGGCCGTCAGCCCCAGGCCGTCAGCCCCAGGCCGTCAGCCTCAGGCCGTCAGCCTCAGGCCGTCAGCCCCAGGACCATCGCGGCATACCGAGACGCCTGGCGCTTGATGCTGGCATATGCTGAGCGCAGGCTCGGCCAGCCGCCCGCCAAACTGACTCTGGGCGACTTCGACACGCAGTTGACTCTCGGCTTCTGGCAGCGTCAATGGCGTAACGGCTGCGCCTTCTCGACCGCAGCACCGAACTGCCCGGCCCGATTGGTGGTATGCGCAACAAAATCCCGGAAATCCGACAAAAATCTGGGGGTTGGCGCCATTTCCGGTAGCGACCCGTTTGCTCTGTCCCGTAGAATACCGCGATCGACAAAGCAACGAAAACAGATCCACGACCAATGCTCGACAGACGCTTTTGGGCACTTTTTTGTACGGCATGCTGGCCGGCTTTCGTGTTCGGCGCATTCGATCCGACGGATGTCGTTCAGATCGAAGCATCGGCATCGCTTTTGCGGGACGACAATTTGTACCGGCTGCCGGACGTCGATCCAAGGATATTCGGCATTAGCCCGGAGCAAACTTCGGATACGGTGCGCGTGCTCGGCATCGGGCTGAAGCTCGACAAGGAACTCAGCCGACAACGCGTTATTGCAGATCTGAAGCTGACCGACACCACCTTCGACAACAATCCACTACTCGACAATTCAGGTTACGACGGCGGGCTGTTATGGCATTGGCGGGTCGGAAACTATTGGGACGGAGAGTTGGGGGCAAGACGCCGCAAGTACCAAGCAGGGTTCGCAAATACCAGACTGACAACCAAAGACATCATCACATCGGAAAGTTATGTCGCATCCGGAGGGTATCTTTTCCACCCGCGATGGCGGATCGGGGGCGAACTACGTGCTCGTGACTACAGCCATAGCGCGCTGAGCAGGCAAAGCTCCGATCTGGAAACCAGCGGCGCGGCCATCGTCCTGACTTATCGCACCCCGGCCGCCAATTCGATTGGTGCGGAGCTGCGCCGAAATGAGGGCGAGTACCCCAACCGGCAGCTTATCGGAGTGGCGGCGTTCGACAACAGCTATACCGAAAACGAGGCCAATGCGATTGTCGCATGGCGCCTGTCGGGTGTCACGAATTTCAATGGGACGCTAGGATGGACCGAGCGACGTCATAAGAATTTCCCTGCCAGAGACTTTTCCGGGTTAACGGGAAAGTTGTCGGCCACCTGGGAGCCAACGGGAAAGCTGCGGTTTACCGTCACGGGAATCCGCGATATCCGCACGCTCGAGGACGAGGTCAACAATTACGTGCTCGTCAACTCCATAGCGGTCTCACCCTCATGGGCGGTCACTTCGAAATTCGCACTCCAGGGGTCACTGATACGGGAGGAGCGTGAATATCTCGGTGATCCTGGGGTCGTGGTCACGGGCGGTCCAACGCGAGAAGACACGGTGAAGACGGCCAGAGTTGGCATCATTTACACGCCCTTGCGATACATCGATCTAACCCTCTCGTACGAACGAGGCGACCGGCGCTCCAACCAGTTCCTCAATGACTTCGATTACGAGTCGTGGTTCGGAAGTTTGAGATTACGGTTCTAGCTCAGGCCGTAGGTCATTGATTGCAAATTGCACCAATTTTCTCCGCGCAGTGGGAGTTAGGGCTAACGGTGCTCCCGTCAACGCACGGTTTGAGGCTCGAACTCTCGGTTTTCGTTACCTGGTAGGTTCGTTCGAGCGGTCCCTTGCTCGATCAGTGCCAGCAGCCCGGCATGCTGAGCACCATTCCAAGCGTGAGCGGCCCAGTGCGCTTTCCGCGCATATGAGGCGGCAACCTCGGGCTCACGCAGCAAGAGCACAATCGCGTCGGCCATAGCGCTTGGATCATCATCCGGCACGTTCAGAAACGCCTTACCGCGCAATCCTTCCAGCCCCCGGCTCCCTGCTTCTGTCACAACTAACGGAAGCCCCAATGCCAAGCATTCCACAGTCTTCACATTCAGTCCTGTGCCCATCCGGACCGGGTTGACTGCCAACGATGCTTCCATGTAGACAGTTGCGAGGTCGTCTACCCTGCCCTTCTTGACGATGCCCACGGCATCTTCAATCCGGCGACATACGTCGCCAACGAGCCACAACTCGAAATTGGGGCACATCGTGCGCACGCGGGGTAGCACCTCCGCCACGAAATATTCGACGGCCTCCTGGTTGATGGGGTTGTCCGACCCTACGAACACTGCGCAAGGCCTTCTGGCGAGTAAGAGGGGATCCGATATCTGCACCAGGTGACCTATCGTCACCACCCGCGCCGCATCTTGCAGGATGTCGGAAAATATTCGCCTTTCCGTTTCCTGAATTGCGACGACCACGTCGGCCCTCGCCAGCCCACGCCGTTCCTCCTCCTGAGTTGTCGAAAACCATCTCGGCGTTTGACCCTTTCGCAGATAGTGCAAATGACGGTCCGCGAAGCGATCGTTTGTATCGAGTACTTTCAGGACCGTATCGGGCAACGCATCCAGTGCCTTGGAAAGGAAGACATACACGACGATGACCACGTCGAAACGTTCCTTCGCGTGCAATTCAGCCAGAGCAGCCGAAATCGCATTGTCGTACCAGTCGTCCACACCCCACACGTATGCGCTCGCCCTGGCCAGAACCGCCAATACGCGCCGACGCAATCGTGTACGCCAGCCGCGATGAGCCGACGGAGCTCGGTACGGAAGAACCGTCAATCGGCCCTCGAAAAAGCGATTCATTGCCGCTAGGTCTCCGCTCTCCATGGGAACCAGTGCAAAATGCACGGTGTGCCGAGCGTCCTTCAAAGCGCGTGCAATTGCGCCGACTCTTGCCCGATTCCCTGCGGAGGAAGGGTGAGTTGGCGTCGGGGAAACGATCAAGATCTTCATCCCATTTCCATTATCTGCTAGTAGTACTATTGTGGCGGGACTCTAACGCAGCTCGATGATTGCATCGTGGCCGTCTGCGGGATGGGTTCTATCGCAAATTGCGGCACGCCGAGTACTCGGTGTGTGCCGCTGCCTGCAGCCCTTTGCAACGGCCTCGTGACAAGTCGGCTAAGAACCGATAACTTCCGCAGGCTATATCGCGGGCGGCGATGCACATGCCAACGATAATGTATGCAAACGGCGAAGCCAACGAGCGGCGCCATTACAAGATGCGGTGACTGATTCTTGTCGAAGCTATCCAACTATCTCGAACGCGGCGAACAGGTTGACGGTTGGCTCGTCAACTTCAGTGCGCGTTTCATTGATGTGGCGAGAATCCAATTGGCGGCATCGTATACGTGTTCACTCGGCGAGATCGGCGGATCGGCGTTCCATGCGGGGCGCCTGTTTTGGTGCTGCACCTCTCAGCGCAACCCGACGAAAAGGTCTTTGCGATCGGTGACTTCGACAGTCAACATCCCGAAGCTCGATGCCGCTCCGAGCGGAGCCTATGCCGACTACTACAAGAGGAAGACCGAGGACTTCGAGCCCAACTTCCACTGTTGGGCTCGATGCACGCGAGCAGTAGAAGTGGTAAGCGTGGATGTCGATGAGGCCTCACTCGATCCGCTCTATCGGCTCACCAAGACGGAGACGCACCATGTAGTTCCTCTCAAAATACAATCTGAAAAACTCGACGAATCGATCGTCGTCGAAGACGACGAGCACGGCACATCTACAACATCCAGCCTTTGTCGATGCTGCAAAGGCACACTTCTCGTCTCACGAGATTCTCGATTCACACCCGGACTCGCGAAAGATCATCCTCTTGTATGATGGCACGCGGTTTTCTATGGTCCGATGACAGCTCTGCACCCAGGCTCGAACACCCCGAACGCAATCGAGGAACTTGCCATCTTGTGCTCGAAACGGCTCCCGCTCATCTGCCGCCAGCGCTCCGATAACCATCCGAGGAATCACCTGGGCATGCCTGCCGTCGTGCCAAACGCTGCTTCTTCGGCCGACTGGAAAGCGCCCGCGCGGGCAATAGGTCCCATCCAGAACGTATTTCGCACTCGCATGGAAGACCGATACATGCCTTGCTTCCAATAGTGCCTACCCGGCGCTCCGATGTCCCGGCCGCTGTTGTACTGCAGCGTTGCGACCTTCTGGATGTCCAGCACTTGCCGAAATTGCACCTCGTTTTCGTTGCGGCGCCAGATCGTAACGCCTCCCGTGTCATCTGTCGCGAATTTGATTCGGATCACAAAATCGGTCCAGTGACCGAGATTAAGAGAACTATCGGAGAGTTCTTTCGCGACGTAGCGATTGCCCGCAGCGAGATCGCCGCCATTCGTTCGAGCGACATATCGGCCGCCTGCTACATCAAGCGCGAACGAAGGAGGCGCCTTCAGACTATCCGGACCGTGCAGTTGCAGGATGATCTGCCACGTGTTTCTGGTATCTCGCTTAATGGCCACGAAGTCTTTCGGGAACTTGTAGCTCATCGCGAAGTACTGCGTATTGCTATCCGGGGTCTCGTACAAGACGCGGCCCTGATCCGAACGCATGTTGAGAAGCTCGGCACGATTCTCGCCCGGATGAACATCGACCAGAACCGCTTTCTTGCCGTGGTTCATTTCGCTCTCGGACACTGACAAGCGATCCGGGCGCGCGGCATGAGCATGGGCCCACTTGCCGAGCCGGGAATCCGACGTAAAGTCACTCGCGAAGCTCACATCGGGTGCTTGGGCGGCTGCAGCAGCCACGCTCGCTGGAAGAAGCAGAAGAGACGCCATCCAGAAAACTGGACGATGATTGTGAATTCCAGACTTGGTGAATCTCATAAGATTCTCCTGAGCTCCTGACAGGCCGAAATCGACCTCGGTCGGGGGTAGAGCTGCACTGCTGCGGACCGCGCGATGCACCTCACCCGTGTTCTGAAAACCGGTGGCGTGACGATCATTGATGACGTCCAACTCTGGCCCTGCCGAATCGTCGCAGATTTCTCGATGGCGAAGACGTCTGGGGAGAAATTGTCCGAACGCGCCGTTTTTGCCGCCTATCGTGTGCGCGTCGCCTCTTCGGAAGCATTGAACAGGGCGGGCGCCTAGCCCTACGTTGTCATTAAATCCAGACGCACGTTCTGGACGAGAATGCTGGATAGACTTCCGCGCAGTTAGCGAATCCATGCCGACAATTGACGACCATTATGCCGGGCCATCTCCAGGGCCAGCAGCCAGAAGAAGTACATGTCATGGATGAAGTAGCGGGCAAACATCCTCTGCGGTTCTTGCAGGAACCGATAGAACCACTCCAGGCCGACACTACGCATCCAGGCCGGAGCCCGCCTTGTCTTCCCTGCCACGATATCGAATGTTCCGCCGACCCCCATTGCGAAAGGCACCCCCATTGCCGACTGATACTTCGCCAGGAATTCTTCCTTCTTCGGCGAGCTGATGGCAACGAACAATATGTCCGGCGAGCTTTCCCGGATTTGCTCCACCACCGCGGCCTCGTCGTCTTTCTGCCAGTATCCGTGCCGAGATCCGGCAACGATCAACGAAGGGTGCATCGCTTTGAGGCTCTCCACGGTTGCCGATACGATCTCCTGTCTGGCGCCCAGGAAATAGACCCGCCAGCCCTTCCGTGCAGCGCTCGCTACGAGTTCGTAGAACAGGTCCACCCCGGTCACGCGCTCCTTAAGCGGGCGCCTGAGCAGCTTGCTGGCCCACACGACCGGCATGCCATCCGCGTTTATGAGATCGCACCGATTGATAATCGACCTGAATTCTGGATCATGGTGCGCGCGCACGACTTTGTCGGCATTTATCACGACGTGCTGATGCGGTTGTCCGGAATCGATGAACGATTCGATCCGATCTATCGTTTCGCTCATCGACAAGTTGTCGACCATGCAACCTAGAATCTGTACTCTCATCGTGAAGGTCTCATTAGCTCGCGAACGAATCCCTGTCAATCCTATCCGCCGTCCTGCGGCATCATCCGTTGGGGGCCATGGATGCGTACAAGTTCTCCAATCTGGGCAACACGACATCGGCGGAAAATGCGTGCTCGACCCTCGATCTGCCGGCTGCGGCCATCGCCGTTCTCATGCTTTCATCCTT is a window encoding:
- a CDS encoding glycosyltransferase, with translation MKLVHPLQISIVIPLYNKQATIQRAIGSVIAQGIPEIEIIVVDDGSTDGSAEEVKAITDKRIRLIQQANAGPGRARNAGASHARADLLSFLDGDDEWQPGFLRAGLAALERHPEAVAYACSYDTGAFAHRVKDKVSLLTSSPELLPPPTAETDSSRMKIALDGLHSSSTIVRRSAFHKAGGFYDRDRCLWGEDSYLWVQILFMGPVYWDPTPRILFHVEDSDLGFAVKYRDRERPLATHGLEVMKTIAPEHRAAFFILAQRTAADDAIGLAESGQIIRCLGVRRKFRLLKPRTLLGDARRYLKYVRRRVIGKR
- a CDS encoding outer membrane beta-barrel protein — translated: MLDRRFWALFCTACWPAFVFGAFDPTDVVQIEASASLLRDDNLYRLPDVDPRIFGISPEQTSDTVRVLGIGLKLDKELSRQRVIADLKLTDTTFDNNPLLDNSGYDGGLLWHWRVGNYWDGELGARRRKYQAGFANTRLTTKDIITSESYVASGGYLFHPRWRIGGELRARDYSHSALSRQSSDLETSGAAIVLTYRTPAANSIGAELRRNEGEYPNRQLIGVAAFDNSYTENEANAIVAWRLSGVTNFNGTLGWTERRHKNFPARDFSGLTGKLSATWEPTGKLRFTVTGIRDIRTLEDEVNNYVLVNSIAVSPSWAVTSKFALQGSLIREEREYLGDPGVVVTGGPTREDTVKTARVGIIYTPLRYIDLTLSYERGDRRSNQFLNDFDYESWFGSLRLRF
- a CDS encoding glycosyltransferase, with translation MKILIVSPTPTHPSSAGNRARVGAIARALKDARHTVHFALVPMESGDLAAMNRFFEGRLTVLPYRAPSAHRGWRTRLRRRVLAVLARASAYVWGVDDWYDNAISAALAELHAKERFDVVIVVYVFLSKALDALPDTVLKVLDTNDRFADRHLHYLRKGQTPRWFSTTQEEERRGLARADVVVAIQETERRIFSDILQDAARVVTIGHLVQISDPLLLARRPCAVFVGSDNPINQEAVEYFVAEVLPRVRTMCPNFELWLVGDVCRRIEDAVGIVKKGRVDDLATVYMEASLAVNPVRMGTGLNVKTVECLALGLPLVVTEAGSRGLEGLRGKAFLNVPDDDPSAMADAIVLLLREPEVAASYARKAHWAAHAWNGAQHAGLLALIEQGTARTNLPGNENREFEPQTVR
- a CDS encoding WecB/TagA/CpsF family glycosyltransferase codes for the protein MSETIDRIESFIDSGQPHQHVVINADKVVRAHHDPEFRSIINRCDLINADGMPVVWASKLLRRPLKERVTGVDLFYELVASAARKGWRVYFLGARQEIVSATVESLKAMHPSLIVAGSRHGYWQKDDEAAVVEQIRESSPDILFVAISSPKKEEFLAKYQSAMGVPFAMGVGGTFDIVAGKTRRAPAWMRSVGLEWFYRFLQEPQRMFARYFIHDMYFFWLLALEMARHNGRQLSAWIR